In Osmia bicornis bicornis chromosome 10, iOsmBic2.1, whole genome shotgun sequence, one genomic interval encodes:
- the LOC114873420 gene encoding dolichyldiphosphatase 1-like, whose protein sequence is MASLDDELFHQVKSRLIDAVEKPEWVPLSLTLVEYPQGDVFGKLLALISLIPFAIIAGFITLILFRRDLHTIVFFSGVIINEFINFILKHTICEARPMRRDSIYVEYGMPSMHAQFMWFFAAYITLFICIRLHYNNNSSISERFWRITIIAGCIIIAILVTYSRVYLLYHSISQVLCGAFVGIILGIVWFIVTHVVLTPMFPIIVSWRISEYLLLRDTTLIPNILWFEYTNIRTEARARSRKLVSMKSQ, encoded by the exons ATGGCATCGTTAGACGACGAATTATTTCATCAAGTTAAATCACGTCTCATAGATGCTGTCGAAAAACCAGAATGGGTTCCTTTATCTCTTACTTTAGTCGAATATCCCCAAG gTGATgtttttggaaaattattaGCTCTAATAAGCTTGATACCTTTTGCTATCATAGCTGGTTTTATAACTTTGATTCTCTTTAGAAGAGATTTACATACA attGTATTTTTTAGTGGAgttataattaatgaatttataaattttatattaaaacataCAATATGTGAAGCAAGACCTATGAGAAGAGACAGCATCTATGTTGAATATGGTATGCCATCGATGCATGCACAGTTTATGTGGTTCTTTGCTGCATACATAACACTTTTTATATGCATCAG GTTACATTATAACAATAATAGCAGTATTTCAGAAAGATTTTGGAGAATTACTATTATAGCTGGTTGTATAATTATTGCTATTCTAGTGACATACAGTAGGGTTTACTTATTATATCATTCAATTTCTCAAGTTTTATGCGGCGCATTCGTAGGAATTATATTGGGAATAGTATGGTTTATAGTTACACATGTAGTTCTTACACCAATGTTTCCTATCATTGTTTCATG GCGGATATCAGAGTATCTACTATTACGCGATACAACGTTAATTCCTAATATTCTTTGGTTCGAGTATACAAATATTCGTACAGAGGCACGAGCACGTTCAAGGAAACTCGTATCGATGAAATCGCAATGA
- the LOC114873418 gene encoding meiosis regulator and mRNA stability factor 1 isoform X2 has product MDGEIVLGSKICVKFQKEKRSNFHKIQGYSTGRNSTVSDSEIVTSSPKQMYSAGTSITGGRALHIPHYQSSSPVIGTYSGWSAHCAPVSAPPGMLQPPPVYVGRPYSNNSNVSFNRNYNELTRVQSPLLWQVSGSQQFSHMWEEQYKVEKTKVLSRRIHIPQVRDNGVASNTPRTPENLRRIRGTHTSFVQPSEWVGSRQHPPLNTSVNFNGTVHSQSNFKRRSPSPMCDIQPRERQQWNGQNQHSVSMRSSRTPSPYENTVQTGNQQNSHTSPYHLGDTENDEVEKFFNPINNHNGSSMSNETCTPIELQVTNLDQSINPKKMRHMLASIFLEHVMVLNVSMFTQSDGNFAASVKVPSLSDAQYAISQLHRRKVGYKRILIAYAHSGRASPQVVRAQIVMLLQEVPGHKLPLFKFREMYESRFMISISVSELYKMKDVCIVTEDPGGRMVSLNPDHRNTPSPCFNTTTQEEQVELPYCTIHTLKPWSDKGWAEQKVASLPNVKISLKLLDPRIHQLLITHNGSLPLPSLPNCYEAEFKEKLEVCENGVPLEHLVSCLSCVELKQGIGSVKYLIWTGNKTHDNNHEETKCVSPPLANQLSLFSRELVDLLKTAPHCQLPFNRFIPAYHHHFGRQCRVADYGFTKLIDLLEALTHTVQVMGEGNNRVVTLSHRAQVRRFTSDLLRVLKSKASKQVVLSEFPSVYSRVIAKPWDIVDYGVCEMEDILSEVSENTVVVTTVNGGDKMIAIPKREQTAEEIERTKQFAVEVIELLRHAPQCRMQFNKFVPSYHHHFGHQCRVSDYGFTKLIELFEAIPDVVKIEDDNSGERQISLTEKEGLRVLSEQISKLVTRSKGCLSISNIAQHFLRQFGYALKPESFGCSSVMQLMQKLGSTVKIMYLTTGPAIVMVDKSHLQQLTLQCRRMLMDKPQHKMSVKEYQQSYIQHYLKSCNIEELQQNLSNVVQFTTMNDEEFIQLTPLHSFACNLYRVMMNYGGTLKFSQFETAYLSTVGCVCKPADYGFPTIFSLLQALPCTVTIKLSRRKKSIIYLNKKIAAAGISLPPTYTSASSYRDTDSSNESFESDSSSRVNTLNNSVATEERAQWTGQTSENQNSWKETDENNLWVKESERSWKSSASENQLVSWSLQENGSESFLKNLMQTSITSRGFPPPPPKPDSPPEGNLNKNQWDSSVWMTPTKFTYSQDEHTTNVQVPPITLPPSWNQLVSSDSASNLLSPTRNLLPAAANPLNPRTSPYYSSKFNLVVAPHPSELPLPSLSLTPKKGVSSENVTTDETSMNKLENTVNNSTEEASVKSNGNDSSNVEDDNDKEKYSTSIKQLFTSKRRLAAQFNRPIES; this is encoded by the exons ATGGATGGAGAAATTGTCCTTGGTTCGAAAATTTGTGTAAAATTCcaaaaggagaaaagaagtaattttcataaaattcaaG GATATTCTACAGGGAGAAACAGTACTGTAAGCGATTCAGAAATTGTTACTAGTTCTCCTAAACAAATGTATAGTGCGGGCACTTCGATAACGGGCGGAAGGGCCCTTCATATTCCACATTATCAGTCATCATCGCCGGTTATTGGAACATATTCCGGATGGAGTGCCCATTGTGCTCCTGTTTCAGCGCCACCGGG AATGCTCCAACCACCACCTGTCTATGTTGGGAGACCATATTCGAATAATAGTAATGTAagttttaatagaaattataaTGAACTAACAAGGGTCCAATCTCCACTGCTTTGGCAAGTCTCTGGTTCTCAACAATTTAGTCATATGTGGGAAGAGCAGTATAAA gtGGAGAAAACGAAAGTACTTAGTAGAAGAATTCATATCCCGCAGGTTCGGGATAATGGAGTAGCGAGTAATACACCTCGAACTCCAGAGAATTTAAGACGTATCAGAGGAACGCACACGTCCTTTGTTCAACCTTCTGAATGGGTTGGATCAAGACAACACCCTCCATTAAATACTTCAGTAAATTTCAATGGAACTG TTCATTCTCAATCAAATTTTAAACGTCGCAGTCCATCTCCAATGTGTGATATACAACCACGAGAACGCCAGCAGTGGAATGGACAG AATCAACACTCTGTATCTATGCGAAGTTCTAGAACACCTTCACCTTATGAAAATACAGTACAAACAGGAAACCAGCAAAACAGTCATACTTCACCTTACCATCTAGGTGATACAGAAAATGATGAAGTTGAG aaatttttcaaccCAATAAACAATCATAATGGCTCTTCGATGAGCAACGAAACGTGTACGCCTATAGAATTGCAAGTAACTAATTTAGACCAAAGTATTAATCCAAAGAAAATGAGACACATGCTTGCCTCTATTTTCTTGGAACACGTGATG gTGTTAAATGTTTCTATGTTCACACAATCGGATGGTAACTTTGCAGCAAGCGTGAAAGTACCTTCATTATCAGACGCGCAGTATGCAATTTCTCAATTACATCGGCGTAAAGTAGGATATAAACGTATTTTGATAGCGTATGCTCATAGTGGCAGAGCAAGTCCTCAGGTTGTGCGAGCACAGATCGTAATGTTACTGCAAGAAGTACCCGGCCATAAACTTCCTCTTTTTAAATTCCGGGAAATGTACGAGAGCCGTTTCATGATTTCCATCAGCGTCTCCGAATTGTATAAGATGAAAGATGTTTGTATCGTGACGGAAGATCCTGGTGGTAGAATGGTATCCCTTAATCCGGATCACAGGAACACTCCATCGCCATGTTTCAATACTACAACTCAG gAGGAGCAAGTAGAGCTCCCATATTGTACTATTCATACGTTAAAACCGTGGTCCGATAAAGGATGGGCTGAGCAGAAAGTAGCGTCACTTCCgaatgtaaaaatttcattaaaacttCTTGATCCACGTATACATCAGTTACTTATCACGCACAATGGAAGTTTACCATTACCTAg TTTGCCAAATTGTTACGAGGCCGAATTTAAAGAGAAATTAGAAGTCTGTGAAAATGGAGTACCTTTAGAACACTTAGTATCTTGTTTATCGTGCGTTGAATTGAAACAAGGTATTGGTAGTGTAAAATATCTTATTTGGACGGGAAATAAAACTCACGATAATAACCACGAAG AAACAAAATGCGTAAGTCCTCCGCTTGCAAATCAATTATCACTTTTTAGCCGTGAATTAGTCGATCTTTTAAAAACTGCTCCGCATTGCCAATTGCCATTTAATCGATTTATACCTGCGTACCATCATCATTTTGGAAGACAATGTAGGGTGGCTGATTATGGATTCACTAAACTTATCGATTTATTAGAAGCTCTTACTCATACAGTACAA gTAATGGGCGAAGGAAACAATCGCGTGGTAACATTATCTCATCGTGCACAAGTACGTCGTTTTACGTCTGATCTGCTAAGAGTTTTAAAATCTAAAGCCAGTAAACAAGTAGTGCTTTCAGAATTTCCAAGTGTTTATTCCAGAGTAATAG CTAAACCATGGGATATCGTGGATTATGGTGTATGCGAGATGGAAGATATTCTTAGCGAGGTATCAGAAAATACTGTGGTGGTTACTACGGTCAACGGCGGAGATAAAATGATAGCAATTCCTAAACGGGAACAAACTGCGGAAGAAATCGAGCGAACGAAACAATTTGCTGTAGAG GTTATAGAATTATTGCGACACGCGCCTCAGTGTAGGATGCAGTTCAATAAATTTGTGCCATCATATCATCATCATTTTGGTCATCAGTGTCGTGTATCAGATTATGGTTTCACTAAATTAATCGAACTATTTGAAGCTATACCAGATGTGGTGAAAATAGAAGACGATAATTCTGGTGAAAGACAAATTTCTTTAACAGAGAAAGAAGGTCTTCGTGTGCTTTCTGAACAGATATCAAAGTTAGTTACGCGATCAAAAGGTTGCCTTAGCATTTCAAACATCGCGCAACATTTCCTAAGACAATTTGGTTATGCATTGAAACCAGAATCGTTTGGATGTTCCTCTGTAATGCAACTAATGCAAAAACTTGGAAGTACCGTAAAG ATTATGTATTTGACGACCGGACCGGCAATTGTAATGGTAGATAAATCTCATCTGCAACAATTGACTCTACAGTGTCGTCGAATGTTGATGGATAAACCCCAACATAAGATGTCAGTCAAGGAGTATCAACAATCATATATTCAGCATTACTTGAAATCGTGCAACATAGAGGAACTGCAACAAAACTTGTCTAATGTAGTTCAA TTTACAACGATGAATGACGAAGAATTTATCCAACTTACTCCATTACATTCTTTCGCTTGTAATTTATATCGTGTAATGATGAATTATGGTGgaacattgaaattttcacaGTTTGAAACTGCATATTTATCTACTGTCGGTTGTGTCTGTAAACCTGCAGACTACGGTTTTCCAACAATTTTCTCACTTCTGCAAGCTCTACCTTGTACAGTAACGATAAAACTGTCACGGCGAAAGAAAAGTATCATATATCTGAACAAAAAAATAGCCG CTGCTGGTATATCATTACCACCAACCTATACATCAGCATCGTCGTATCGTGATACGGATTCTAGTAACGAATCATTTGAAAGCGATTCGTCTTCTCGTGTCAACACTTTAAATAATTCGGTCGCAACAGAAGAGCGTGCACAGTGGACAGGACAAACAAGCGAAAATCAGAATTCTTGGAAAGAGACAGATGAGAATAATTTGTGGGTGAAGGAATCGGAGAGATCGTGGAAATCGTCAGCTTCAGAAAATCAGTTAGTCAGTTGGTCATTACAGGAAAATGGAAGCGAAAGTTTTCTTAAAAACTTGATGCAGACATCAATTACATCGCGTGGTTTTCCACCTCCACCTCCTAAACCAGATTCTCCACCTGag GGAAACTTGAACAAAAATCAATGGGATTCATCTGTTTGGATGACTCCAACAAAGTTTACATATTCACAGGATGAACATACTACCAATGTACAG GTTCCTCCTATTACATTACCTCCTTCCTGGAATCAACTCGTGTCTAGTGATAGTGCATCTAATTTATTATCACCAACAAGGAACTTATTACCTGCTGCAGCAAATCCTTTAAACCCACGTACTTCACCCTACTATTCGtccaaatttaatttagtcGTTGCTCCTCATCCTTCTGAGTTGCCACTTCCTTCGTTATCCTTAACTCCTAAAAAAGGTGTATCATCGGAAAACGTTACAACCGATGAAACTTCGATGAATAAGTTAGAAAATACTGTTAATAATTCAACGGAAGAAGCAAGTGTCAAAAGTAATGGAAACGATAGCAGTAACGTGGAAGATGATAACGATAAGGAAAAATACAGTACTTCTATAAAGCAGT TATTTACGAGTAAACGTCGTTTAGCTGCTCAGTTTAATCGACCTATCGAGTCGTGA
- the LOC114873422 gene encoding NADH dehydrogenase [ubiquinone] 1 beta subcomplex subunit 10, which translates to MEPESNVIARLLKTLTYVLDTPIDYFRETIVVPNQKKYPWYHQKFRRVPTIDECYELDIVCLQEANSQFQRDKMVEDEILSILRNRYEHCCWVHGEDSEKLCSDLYKTYDDAAKNWFIKYGDLGIKLDARSAFMKQKHRMIWERRHGPVGSGMNDKYV; encoded by the exons ATGGAACCCGAATCAAATGTGATAGCCCGTCTTTTAAAAACGTTGACATATGTGCTGGATACGCCAATCGATTATTTCCGAG AAACAATTGTCGTACCGAATCAAAAGAAGTATCCATGGTATCATCAAAAATTTCGTCGTGTTCCAACAATCGACGAATGTTATGAACTCGACATAGTTTGTTTGCAAGAAGCAAATTCTCAATTTCAACGTGATAA AATGGTGGAAGATGAAATACTTAGTATATTAAGAAACCGCTATGAACATTGTTGTTGGGTACACGGTGAAGATTCGGAGAAACTTTGTAGTGATTTATATAAAACATATGACGATGCTGCCAAGAACTGGTTTATAAAAT ATGGTGATCTTGGTATAAAGTTGGATGCACGTAGTGCATTTATGAAACAAAAGCATCGTATGATTTGGGAACGAAGACACGGTCCTGTTGGTAGTGGTATGAATGATAAGTATGTATAG
- the LOC114873418 gene encoding meiosis regulator and mRNA stability factor 1 isoform X1, protein MADQDSTNYHALCANDDDEIDGLNKRLLQLLSATKTPPKTDIKSSTSEPLCSFNNDSNSLRDENKASISSPMLSHYKYDCSFSHHDMPVNLSTMPNYLPPIGVFWDIENCHVPKGRSAIAATQVIREKFFSGYREAEFIVVCDVCKENSQVVKELNDAQVNLIHVAKRCKNAADEKLKQSIRRFADIHGSPAAVILISGDINFAADLSDLRYRKKIHVILLHMKNTSEALIVCANEHYDFLELMESLPSRTVKVAAHYDLLVSNLPEDQNVISIKRRLKQLSENCGGRVIEIQSNTATVRFTSKIFAIRAQKRMDGEIVLGSKICVKFQKEKRSNFHKIQGYSTGRNSTVSDSEIVTSSPKQMYSAGTSITGGRALHIPHYQSSSPVIGTYSGWSAHCAPVSAPPGMLQPPPVYVGRPYSNNSNVSFNRNYNELTRVQSPLLWQVSGSQQFSHMWEEQYKVEKTKVLSRRIHIPQVRDNGVASNTPRTPENLRRIRGTHTSFVQPSEWVGSRQHPPLNTSVNFNGTVHSQSNFKRRSPSPMCDIQPRERQQWNGQNQHSVSMRSSRTPSPYENTVQTGNQQNSHTSPYHLGDTENDEVEKFFNPINNHNGSSMSNETCTPIELQVTNLDQSINPKKMRHMLASIFLEHVMVLNVSMFTQSDGNFAASVKVPSLSDAQYAISQLHRRKVGYKRILIAYAHSGRASPQVVRAQIVMLLQEVPGHKLPLFKFREMYESRFMISISVSELYKMKDVCIVTEDPGGRMVSLNPDHRNTPSPCFNTTTQEEQVELPYCTIHTLKPWSDKGWAEQKVASLPNVKISLKLLDPRIHQLLITHNGSLPLPSLPNCYEAEFKEKLEVCENGVPLEHLVSCLSCVELKQGIGSVKYLIWTGNKTHDNNHEETKCVSPPLANQLSLFSRELVDLLKTAPHCQLPFNRFIPAYHHHFGRQCRVADYGFTKLIDLLEALTHTVQVMGEGNNRVVTLSHRAQVRRFTSDLLRVLKSKASKQVVLSEFPSVYSRVIAKPWDIVDYGVCEMEDILSEVSENTVVVTTVNGGDKMIAIPKREQTAEEIERTKQFAVEVIELLRHAPQCRMQFNKFVPSYHHHFGHQCRVSDYGFTKLIELFEAIPDVVKIEDDNSGERQISLTEKEGLRVLSEQISKLVTRSKGCLSISNIAQHFLRQFGYALKPESFGCSSVMQLMQKLGSTVKIMYLTTGPAIVMVDKSHLQQLTLQCRRMLMDKPQHKMSVKEYQQSYIQHYLKSCNIEELQQNLSNVVQFTTMNDEEFIQLTPLHSFACNLYRVMMNYGGTLKFSQFETAYLSTVGCVCKPADYGFPTIFSLLQALPCTVTIKLSRRKKSIIYLNKKIAAAGISLPPTYTSASSYRDTDSSNESFESDSSSRVNTLNNSVATEERAQWTGQTSENQNSWKETDENNLWVKESERSWKSSASENQLVSWSLQENGSESFLKNLMQTSITSRGFPPPPPKPDSPPEGNLNKNQWDSSVWMTPTKFTYSQDEHTTNVQVPPITLPPSWNQLVSSDSASNLLSPTRNLLPAAANPLNPRTSPYYSSKFNLVVAPHPSELPLPSLSLTPKKGVSSENVTTDETSMNKLENTVNNSTEEASVKSNGNDSSNVEDDNDKEKYSTSIKQLFTSKRRLAAQFNRPIES, encoded by the exons ATGGCAGACCAGGATAGTACAAATTATCATGCACTTTGTGcaaatgatgatgatgaaattGATGGTCTAAACAAGAGGTTGTTACAGTTGTTGTCTGCGACAAAGACTCCACCAAAAACTGATATTAAAAGTAGCACATCTGAACCATTGTGTAGTTTTAATAATGATAGTAATAGCCTCAGAGATGAAAATAAAGCATCTATCAGTTCCCCGATGCTTAGTCATTATAAATATGACTGTTCCTTTTCGCATCATGACATGCCAGTTAATTTGTCAACCATGCCAAATTATCTCCCTCCTATTGGAGTATTCTGGGACATAGAAAATTGTCAt GTTCCAAAAGGAAGGTCTGCCATAGCTGCAACGCAAGTAATTAGGGAAAAATTTTTTAGTGGTTATAGAGAAGCAGAATTTATTGTGGTTTGTGATGTTTGTAAAGAGAATAGTCAGGTTGTAAAAGAATTGAATGATGCTCAG GTCAATCTAATACATGTTGCTAAAAGATGCAAAAATGCTGCTGATGAAAAGCTTAAACAATCTATTAGGAGATTTGCTGACATTCATGGAAGTCCAGCAgctgtaattttaatatctgGTGATATTAATTTTGCTGCTGATCTTAGCGACTTGCGTtatagaaagaaaattcatGTGATACTTTTACATATGAAGAACACGTCTGAAGCATTAATAGTATGCGCTAATGAGCATTATGACTTTTTAGAACTTATGGAATCACTGCCGTCCAGAACTGTAAAG GTTGCTGCACATTATGACCTTCTAGTTAGTAACCTTCCTGAAGATCAAAATGTTATATCAATTAAACGTCGACTCAAACAATTGTCCGAAAATTGTGGCGGCCGAGTAATAGAAATTCAATCAAATACTGCAACTGTGCGCTTCACTTCAAAAATCTTTGCAATCAG GGCTCAGAAGCGTATGGATGGAGAAATTGTCCTTGGTTCGAAAATTTGTGTAAAATTCcaaaaggagaaaagaagtaattttcataaaattcaaG GATATTCTACAGGGAGAAACAGTACTGTAAGCGATTCAGAAATTGTTACTAGTTCTCCTAAACAAATGTATAGTGCGGGCACTTCGATAACGGGCGGAAGGGCCCTTCATATTCCACATTATCAGTCATCATCGCCGGTTATTGGAACATATTCCGGATGGAGTGCCCATTGTGCTCCTGTTTCAGCGCCACCGGG AATGCTCCAACCACCACCTGTCTATGTTGGGAGACCATATTCGAATAATAGTAATGTAagttttaatagaaattataaTGAACTAACAAGGGTCCAATCTCCACTGCTTTGGCAAGTCTCTGGTTCTCAACAATTTAGTCATATGTGGGAAGAGCAGTATAAA gtGGAGAAAACGAAAGTACTTAGTAGAAGAATTCATATCCCGCAGGTTCGGGATAATGGAGTAGCGAGTAATACACCTCGAACTCCAGAGAATTTAAGACGTATCAGAGGAACGCACACGTCCTTTGTTCAACCTTCTGAATGGGTTGGATCAAGACAACACCCTCCATTAAATACTTCAGTAAATTTCAATGGAACTG TTCATTCTCAATCAAATTTTAAACGTCGCAGTCCATCTCCAATGTGTGATATACAACCACGAGAACGCCAGCAGTGGAATGGACAG AATCAACACTCTGTATCTATGCGAAGTTCTAGAACACCTTCACCTTATGAAAATACAGTACAAACAGGAAACCAGCAAAACAGTCATACTTCACCTTACCATCTAGGTGATACAGAAAATGATGAAGTTGAG aaatttttcaaccCAATAAACAATCATAATGGCTCTTCGATGAGCAACGAAACGTGTACGCCTATAGAATTGCAAGTAACTAATTTAGACCAAAGTATTAATCCAAAGAAAATGAGACACATGCTTGCCTCTATTTTCTTGGAACACGTGATG gTGTTAAATGTTTCTATGTTCACACAATCGGATGGTAACTTTGCAGCAAGCGTGAAAGTACCTTCATTATCAGACGCGCAGTATGCAATTTCTCAATTACATCGGCGTAAAGTAGGATATAAACGTATTTTGATAGCGTATGCTCATAGTGGCAGAGCAAGTCCTCAGGTTGTGCGAGCACAGATCGTAATGTTACTGCAAGAAGTACCCGGCCATAAACTTCCTCTTTTTAAATTCCGGGAAATGTACGAGAGCCGTTTCATGATTTCCATCAGCGTCTCCGAATTGTATAAGATGAAAGATGTTTGTATCGTGACGGAAGATCCTGGTGGTAGAATGGTATCCCTTAATCCGGATCACAGGAACACTCCATCGCCATGTTTCAATACTACAACTCAG gAGGAGCAAGTAGAGCTCCCATATTGTACTATTCATACGTTAAAACCGTGGTCCGATAAAGGATGGGCTGAGCAGAAAGTAGCGTCACTTCCgaatgtaaaaatttcattaaaacttCTTGATCCACGTATACATCAGTTACTTATCACGCACAATGGAAGTTTACCATTACCTAg TTTGCCAAATTGTTACGAGGCCGAATTTAAAGAGAAATTAGAAGTCTGTGAAAATGGAGTACCTTTAGAACACTTAGTATCTTGTTTATCGTGCGTTGAATTGAAACAAGGTATTGGTAGTGTAAAATATCTTATTTGGACGGGAAATAAAACTCACGATAATAACCACGAAG AAACAAAATGCGTAAGTCCTCCGCTTGCAAATCAATTATCACTTTTTAGCCGTGAATTAGTCGATCTTTTAAAAACTGCTCCGCATTGCCAATTGCCATTTAATCGATTTATACCTGCGTACCATCATCATTTTGGAAGACAATGTAGGGTGGCTGATTATGGATTCACTAAACTTATCGATTTATTAGAAGCTCTTACTCATACAGTACAA gTAATGGGCGAAGGAAACAATCGCGTGGTAACATTATCTCATCGTGCACAAGTACGTCGTTTTACGTCTGATCTGCTAAGAGTTTTAAAATCTAAAGCCAGTAAACAAGTAGTGCTTTCAGAATTTCCAAGTGTTTATTCCAGAGTAATAG CTAAACCATGGGATATCGTGGATTATGGTGTATGCGAGATGGAAGATATTCTTAGCGAGGTATCAGAAAATACTGTGGTGGTTACTACGGTCAACGGCGGAGATAAAATGATAGCAATTCCTAAACGGGAACAAACTGCGGAAGAAATCGAGCGAACGAAACAATTTGCTGTAGAG GTTATAGAATTATTGCGACACGCGCCTCAGTGTAGGATGCAGTTCAATAAATTTGTGCCATCATATCATCATCATTTTGGTCATCAGTGTCGTGTATCAGATTATGGTTTCACTAAATTAATCGAACTATTTGAAGCTATACCAGATGTGGTGAAAATAGAAGACGATAATTCTGGTGAAAGACAAATTTCTTTAACAGAGAAAGAAGGTCTTCGTGTGCTTTCTGAACAGATATCAAAGTTAGTTACGCGATCAAAAGGTTGCCTTAGCATTTCAAACATCGCGCAACATTTCCTAAGACAATTTGGTTATGCATTGAAACCAGAATCGTTTGGATGTTCCTCTGTAATGCAACTAATGCAAAAACTTGGAAGTACCGTAAAG ATTATGTATTTGACGACCGGACCGGCAATTGTAATGGTAGATAAATCTCATCTGCAACAATTGACTCTACAGTGTCGTCGAATGTTGATGGATAAACCCCAACATAAGATGTCAGTCAAGGAGTATCAACAATCATATATTCAGCATTACTTGAAATCGTGCAACATAGAGGAACTGCAACAAAACTTGTCTAATGTAGTTCAA TTTACAACGATGAATGACGAAGAATTTATCCAACTTACTCCATTACATTCTTTCGCTTGTAATTTATATCGTGTAATGATGAATTATGGTGgaacattgaaattttcacaGTTTGAAACTGCATATTTATCTACTGTCGGTTGTGTCTGTAAACCTGCAGACTACGGTTTTCCAACAATTTTCTCACTTCTGCAAGCTCTACCTTGTACAGTAACGATAAAACTGTCACGGCGAAAGAAAAGTATCATATATCTGAACAAAAAAATAGCCG CTGCTGGTATATCATTACCACCAACCTATACATCAGCATCGTCGTATCGTGATACGGATTCTAGTAACGAATCATTTGAAAGCGATTCGTCTTCTCGTGTCAACACTTTAAATAATTCGGTCGCAACAGAAGAGCGTGCACAGTGGACAGGACAAACAAGCGAAAATCAGAATTCTTGGAAAGAGACAGATGAGAATAATTTGTGGGTGAAGGAATCGGAGAGATCGTGGAAATCGTCAGCTTCAGAAAATCAGTTAGTCAGTTGGTCATTACAGGAAAATGGAAGCGAAAGTTTTCTTAAAAACTTGATGCAGACATCAATTACATCGCGTGGTTTTCCACCTCCACCTCCTAAACCAGATTCTCCACCTGag GGAAACTTGAACAAAAATCAATGGGATTCATCTGTTTGGATGACTCCAACAAAGTTTACATATTCACAGGATGAACATACTACCAATGTACAG GTTCCTCCTATTACATTACCTCCTTCCTGGAATCAACTCGTGTCTAGTGATAGTGCATCTAATTTATTATCACCAACAAGGAACTTATTACCTGCTGCAGCAAATCCTTTAAACCCACGTACTTCACCCTACTATTCGtccaaatttaatttagtcGTTGCTCCTCATCCTTCTGAGTTGCCACTTCCTTCGTTATCCTTAACTCCTAAAAAAGGTGTATCATCGGAAAACGTTACAACCGATGAAACTTCGATGAATAAGTTAGAAAATACTGTTAATAATTCAACGGAAGAAGCAAGTGTCAAAAGTAATGGAAACGATAGCAGTAACGTGGAAGATGATAACGATAAGGAAAAATACAGTACTTCTATAAAGCAGT TATTTACGAGTAAACGTCGTTTAGCTGCTCAGTTTAATCGACCTATCGAGTCGTGA